One Granulicella sp. 5B5 DNA window includes the following coding sequences:
- the gnd gene encoding decarboxylating NADP(+)-dependent phosphogluconate dehydrogenase: MAEATCDIGLIGLAVMGQNLVLNMNDHGFKVCVFNRTTSKVDEFLAEEAKGTQVEGSHSIGEMCSKLKTPRRVMIMVKAGDVVDKTIDTIVPFLEKGDIIIDGGNSLFTDSERRTKDLAAKGLHYIGTGVSGGEEGARFGPSIMPGGDPAAWPHVKDIFQGIAAKVEDGTPCCDWVGEGGAGHYVKMVHNGIEYGDMQLICEAYQLLKDGLGLSPDELAAVFTEWNKGELDSFLIEISAEIFGKKDDDGQPMVDKILDTAGQKGTGKWTAIDALDNGMPVTLIGESVFARCLSALKEERVEASKILQGPTGVTIPADHKAEFIEEVRRALYCSKMISYAQGYMLLREAGKKYGWHLNMGGVALMWRGGCIIRSQFLGKIKDAYDKNPALENLLMDDFFSGVLNKYQASWRKALIHAIEAGVPTPAFSTALAFYDGYRTARLPANLLQAQRDFFGAHTYERVDKPRGEFFHTNWTGRGGRVSSTTYNA, from the coding sequence ATGGCAGAAGCGACGTGTGACATCGGCCTGATTGGCCTTGCGGTGATGGGCCAGAACCTTGTGCTGAATATGAACGACCACGGCTTCAAGGTGTGTGTCTTCAACCGCACGACTTCCAAGGTCGACGAGTTTCTGGCTGAAGAGGCCAAGGGCACGCAGGTGGAAGGCTCGCACTCCATTGGGGAGATGTGCTCCAAGCTCAAGACGCCCCGCCGCGTCATGATCATGGTCAAGGCTGGCGATGTCGTCGACAAGACCATCGACACCATCGTCCCGTTCCTGGAGAAGGGCGACATCATCATCGACGGCGGCAACTCGCTGTTTACGGACTCCGAGCGCCGCACTAAGGACCTCGCGGCCAAGGGCCTGCACTATATCGGCACCGGCGTCTCCGGCGGTGAAGAAGGCGCGCGCTTCGGCCCGTCCATCATGCCCGGCGGCGACCCTGCTGCGTGGCCGCACGTCAAGGACATCTTTCAGGGCATCGCAGCCAAGGTGGAAGATGGCACGCCGTGCTGCGACTGGGTGGGCGAAGGCGGCGCAGGCCACTACGTCAAGATGGTCCACAACGGCATCGAGTACGGCGACATGCAGCTTATCTGCGAAGCCTACCAGCTGCTGAAGGACGGCCTCGGCCTGTCTCCAGACGAGCTCGCCGCCGTCTTCACCGAGTGGAACAAGGGCGAGCTCGACAGCTTCCTCATCGAGATCTCGGCCGAGATCTTTGGCAAGAAGGACGACGATGGGCAGCCCATGGTCGACAAGATCCTCGACACCGCCGGCCAGAAGGGCACCGGCAAGTGGACGGCGATCGACGCACTCGACAATGGCATGCCCGTCACGCTGATCGGCGAGAGCGTCTTCGCGCGCTGCCTCAGTGCGCTGAAGGAAGAGCGCGTCGAGGCCTCGAAGATTCTGCAGGGACCCACCGGCGTGACGATTCCGGCCGACCACAAGGCGGAGTTCATCGAAGAGGTGCGCCGCGCTCTCTACTGCTCCAAGATGATCAGCTACGCGCAGGGCTACATGCTGCTCCGCGAGGCCGGCAAGAAGTATGGCTGGCACCTCAACATGGGTGGCGTCGCCCTCATGTGGCGCGGCGGCTGCATCATCCGCTCGCAGTTCCTCGGCAAGATCAAGGACGCCTACGACAAGAACCCCGCCCTCGAGAACCTGCTCATGGACGACTTCTTCTCCGGCGTGCTGAACAAGTACCAGGCAAGCTGGCGCAAGGCGCTCATTCATGCGATTGAGGCCGGTGTGCCCACTCCGGCGTTCTCCACCGCGCTGGCCTTCTACGATGGCTACCGTACTGCCCGCCTGCCTGCAAACCTGCTCCAGGCGCAACGCGACTTCTTCGGAGCCCACACCTACGAGCGCGTCGACAAGCCCCGCGGCGAGTTCTTCCATACCAACTGGACCGGCCGCGGTGGCCGTGTCTCCTCCACCACCTACAACGCCTGA
- a CDS encoding glycosyltransferase family 9 protein, with amino-acid sequence MSVVDTETRRVLIYRLGSLGDMVVALPSLHLISRAFPNAERRMLTNLPVHAKAPTAEAVLAGTGLVDGYLGYPVGTRSGWELTKLVWAVRRWKPEVVVYLASARGIAIVERDEGFLRKCGVKRFIGLPLTEGLQRNFYGAETDEGCKGNWEPEAERLARCIAELGDAKVGQKASWDLHLSEKERAEAVRQIGAQALERRPIAVSVGTKVQAKDWGVENWRALLGRVADVYPRRTLLLVGAPEESAASEFAATSWRTNGGGQVVNLCGRLNPRQSAAALETAQIFIGHDSGPMHLAAAVGTPCVALFAARNIPRMWFPMGDKHTVIYHEVECAGCGLETCVDEGKRCLLSIEVGEVMEAVGEMLERVAPKH; translated from the coding sequence ATGAGTGTGGTGGATACGGAGACGCGGCGGGTGCTGATCTACAGGCTGGGCAGCCTGGGCGACATGGTGGTCGCGCTGCCGAGTCTGCACCTGATCTCGCGGGCGTTTCCGAATGCGGAGCGGCGGATGCTGACGAACCTTCCGGTGCATGCGAAGGCACCGACGGCGGAGGCGGTGCTGGCGGGGACGGGGTTGGTGGATGGATATTTGGGGTATCCGGTGGGGACGCGGAGTGGGTGGGAGTTGACGAAGCTGGTGTGGGCGGTCCGACGATGGAAGCCGGAGGTGGTGGTGTACCTGGCGAGCGCTCGTGGGATTGCGATTGTCGAGCGGGATGAGGGGTTTCTGCGGAAGTGCGGGGTGAAGCGGTTCATCGGGCTACCGCTGACCGAGGGGCTGCAGCGGAACTTTTATGGGGCGGAGACCGACGAAGGATGCAAGGGCAACTGGGAGCCGGAGGCGGAGCGGCTGGCGCGGTGTATCGCGGAGCTGGGCGATGCGAAGGTGGGGCAGAAGGCTAGCTGGGACCTGCACTTGTCGGAGAAAGAGCGGGCGGAGGCGGTGCGGCAGATTGGCGCGCAGGCGTTGGAGCGGCGTCCGATTGCGGTGAGTGTGGGGACGAAGGTGCAGGCGAAGGACTGGGGCGTGGAGAACTGGCGGGCGCTGCTGGGGAGGGTGGCGGATGTGTATCCGCGGCGAACGCTGCTGCTGGTGGGGGCTCCGGAGGAGAGTGCTGCGAGCGAGTTTGCGGCGACCTCCTGGCGCACGAATGGCGGCGGGCAGGTGGTGAACCTGTGCGGGCGGCTGAACCCTCGGCAGAGCGCGGCGGCGCTGGAGACGGCGCAGATTTTTATTGGGCATGACAGCGGGCCGATGCATCTGGCGGCGGCGGTGGGGACTCCTTGTGTGGCGCTGTTTGCGGCGCGGAATATACCGCGGATGTGGTTCCCGATGGGGGACAAGCATACGGTGATCTACCACGAGGTGGAGTGCGCGGGGTGCGGGCTGGAGACTTGTGTCGACGAGGGGAAGCGGTGTCTGCTGTCGATTGAGGTGGGCGAGGTGATGGAGGCGGTGGGTGAGATGCTGGAGCGGGTGGCGCCGAAGCACTAA
- a CDS encoding lmo0937 family membrane protein: MLWTITVILVLLWLVGFIGFPALGMWVHLLLLLALISLIFNLISGRRAL; encoded by the coding sequence ATGCTCTGGACCATTACTGTCATTCTCGTCTTGCTTTGGCTCGTCGGCTTTATAGGCTTCCCCGCGCTGGGTATGTGGGTGCATTTGCTTCTGCTGCTCGCGCTGATCTCGCTGATCTTCAACCTGATCAGCGGCCGCCGCGCCTTATAG
- a CDS encoding prephenate dehydratase domain-containing protein, producing MTDTQEEAKNKAGDEATRDTEVLRIAIQGERGSNSHMAALEMLGTIDIVPCSVSAEVVAAVVQGRVDAAVLPIENSLHGSVAEHYDLLMEQPVRIERESLLRIRHNLIAAPGVMLDDIKVVLSHPVALSQCRRYLSALTATRKARATPFYDTAGSVKHVMAERLRDTAGIAPELAAEEYGAEILVRGIEDHVQNYTRFHLVRRATDARDPALPPPDKMSVAFAVEHRPGTLVKALQALADAGVDLTQIESRPVPGKPWEYVFYVDLRIADAAMADRAIAALLPHCGMVKELGRYKAA from the coding sequence ATGACAGACACACAGGAAGAAGCGAAAAATAAGGCGGGCGACGAGGCAACCCGCGACACCGAAGTCTTACGCATCGCCATCCAGGGCGAGCGTGGCTCGAACAGCCACATGGCCGCGCTGGAGATGCTGGGAACCATCGACATCGTGCCGTGCAGCGTATCGGCCGAGGTCGTCGCCGCCGTCGTGCAGGGCCGCGTCGACGCCGCCGTGCTGCCTATCGAAAACAGCCTGCACGGCTCTGTCGCCGAGCACTACGATTTGCTCATGGAGCAGCCCGTGCGCATCGAGCGCGAGAGCCTGCTCCGCATTCGCCACAACCTCATCGCCGCGCCCGGCGTCATGCTCGACGACATCAAGGTCGTCCTCAGTCACCCTGTCGCGCTCAGTCAATGCCGCCGCTATCTCTCCGCGTTGACGGCCACACGCAAGGCACGCGCCACGCCGTTCTACGACACCGCGGGCAGCGTCAAGCACGTCATGGCCGAACGACTTCGCGACACCGCCGGCATCGCACCTGAACTCGCCGCGGAAGAGTACGGCGCGGAGATCCTCGTGCGCGGCATCGAGGACCACGTGCAGAACTACACGCGCTTCCATCTCGTTCGCCGCGCTACCGACGCGCGCGACCCCGCGCTGCCACCGCCGGACAAGATGAGTGTGGCCTTCGCCGTCGAACACCGCCCCGGCACTCTCGTCAAGGCGTTGCAGGCGCTCGCCGACGCCGGTGTGGACCTCACGCAGATCGAGTCCCGCCCCGTGCCCGGCAAGCCTTGGGAGTATGTTTTCTACGTCGATCTCCGCATCGCCGACGCAGCCATGGCCGACCGCGCCATTGCCGCTCTGCTGCCGCACTGCGGCATGGTCAAGGAGCTCGGCCGCTACAAAGCCGCTTGA
- the rfaE1 gene encoding D-glycero-beta-D-manno-heptose-7-phosphate kinase, with translation MLRDVHVVLGLLEEGFGRLKVLVVGDLMLDRYILGDVDRVSPEAPVPVLRHAQRYERAGGAANVAMNLAGLGCEALLAGFWGDDGERAELAGILSGAKVDVSGVVTTALPTVSKTRIVGRRQQLLRLDIESREKPGRVDEERLRERVELLVEKVQAVVLSDYAKGALTRELCAAVIQKARERGVPVLADPKTADLSKYSGATVVCPNLGELAAATGVEAHRWDALMMAGEAQRREHEFKYLAVTMSERGICVLSEAGVRESPARAREVFDVSGAGDTVIATLAAGLAAGVSMETAVELANLAAGVVVGKAGTVPIAAHELVSELTPSSGVRSEEKVLTREQVERRVAEWRAAGETIVFTNGCFDLLHVGHVALLEECRGFGSKVVLGLNTDVSVQRLKGPSRPVVGERERAKVMSALAAVDAVVLFDEETPLALIEALQPDVLVKGGDYTVETVVGHEVVLAAGGRVEIVPIVQGFSTTNIMRKMVENATENTTD, from the coding sequence ATGCTTAGGGACGTTCATGTGGTGCTCGGGTTGCTGGAAGAGGGGTTTGGCCGGCTGAAGGTGCTGGTGGTGGGCGACCTGATGCTGGACCGGTACATATTGGGGGATGTGGACCGGGTGTCTCCGGAGGCGCCGGTGCCGGTGTTGCGGCATGCGCAGCGGTATGAGCGCGCTGGGGGAGCTGCGAACGTCGCGATGAACCTGGCGGGGCTGGGGTGCGAGGCGCTGCTGGCGGGGTTCTGGGGGGATGATGGGGAGCGCGCGGAGCTTGCGGGGATTCTTAGCGGCGCGAAGGTGGATGTGAGTGGCGTGGTGACGACGGCGCTGCCGACGGTTTCGAAGACGAGGATTGTGGGGCGGAGGCAGCAGCTACTGCGGCTGGATATCGAGAGCCGTGAGAAGCCGGGGCGCGTGGATGAAGAACGGCTGCGCGAGCGCGTGGAGCTGCTGGTGGAGAAGGTGCAGGCGGTGGTGCTGTCGGACTATGCGAAGGGCGCGCTGACGCGCGAGCTGTGCGCGGCGGTGATCCAGAAGGCTCGGGAGCGGGGTGTGCCGGTGCTGGCGGACCCGAAGACGGCGGACTTGAGCAAGTACTCGGGCGCGACGGTGGTGTGTCCGAACCTTGGGGAATTGGCGGCGGCGACGGGAGTGGAGGCGCATCGCTGGGACGCGCTGATGATGGCGGGTGAGGCGCAGCGGCGGGAGCATGAGTTCAAGTACTTGGCGGTGACGATGAGTGAGCGCGGGATCTGCGTGCTGTCGGAGGCGGGGGTGCGTGAGTCGCCGGCGCGGGCGCGCGAGGTGTTCGATGTGTCGGGCGCGGGCGATACGGTGATTGCGACGCTGGCTGCGGGACTGGCTGCTGGGGTGTCGATGGAGACGGCGGTGGAGCTGGCGAACCTTGCGGCAGGGGTGGTGGTGGGCAAGGCTGGGACGGTGCCGATTGCGGCGCATGAGCTGGTGAGCGAGCTGACGCCTTCGAGCGGGGTTCGCAGCGAGGAGAAGGTGCTGACGCGCGAGCAGGTGGAGCGTCGTGTGGCGGAGTGGCGCGCGGCGGGCGAGACGATTGTGTTCACGAACGGGTGCTTCGACCTGCTGCATGTGGGACATGTGGCGCTGCTGGAGGAGTGCAGGGGATTCGGGTCGAAGGTGGTGCTGGGGCTGAATACGGATGTGAGTGTGCAGCGGCTGAAGGGGCCGTCGCGGCCAGTGGTGGGAGAGCGGGAGCGGGCGAAGGTGATGTCGGCGCTGGCGGCGGTGGATGCTGTGGTACTGTTCGACGAAGAGACTCCTCTGGCGTTGATTGAGGCACTGCAGCCGGATGTTCTGGTGAAGGGCGGCGACTATACGGTGGAGACGGTTGTGGGCCACGAGGTGGTGCTGGCAGCGGGGGGCAGAGTGGAGATTGTGCCGATAGTGCAGGGGTTTTCGACGACGAACATTATGCGGAAGATGGTGGAGAACGCTACAGAAAATACGACAGACTAA
- a CDS encoding CsbD family protein, producing MSTNTLHGKIDEGTGKLKQSVGEVTGNEKLANAGAAQQIKGHVEQAWGSVKDAVKDSHDRHKPEMDQHAHNVRESLVNAAQNVKDHVQHAVDPKNKNI from the coding sequence ATGTCAACCAACACTCTGCACGGAAAGATCGATGAAGGCACCGGCAAGCTGAAGCAGTCTGTCGGCGAGGTGACCGGCAACGAAAAGCTCGCCAACGCAGGTGCGGCGCAACAGATCAAGGGCCATGTGGAACAGGCCTGGGGTTCGGTGAAGGATGCCGTGAAGGACTCCCATGACCGCCACAAGCCGGAGATGGACCAGCATGCGCACAACGTACGCGAGTCGCTGGTGAACGCCGCGCAGAACGTAAAGGACCATGTTCAGCATGCGGTCGATCCGAAGAACAAGAACATCTAG
- the alaS gene encoding alanine--tRNA ligase — MRNLSGNQIREEFLRFFESKGHRRVHSSSLVPANDPTLLFTNAGMNQFKDVFLGAEVREYSRAASSQKCVRAGGKHNDLENVGFTRRHHTFFEMLGNFSFGDYFKKDAIAFAWELLTSADWFGIDKDRLYVTVFEGDAKVPRDDEAERLWIETGVPKERIFGMSAKDNFWQMGDTGPCGPCSEIFYDLGLAASETGEDKPFPEDDQRYVEIWNLVFMQFDRSSDGVLTPLPKPSIDTGMGLERVAAVLQGKLSNYESDLFTPLIARAMELTGFRGGTNAGLSTPSAKNADSGRDDTSGVGPGESEVERLAVSDEKGAASLRIIADHARASTFLISDGVLPSNEGRGYVLRKILRRGIRHGRLLGQEKPFMHEMVYAVRDEMVAAYPELKESAERVAKVVLAEELQFARVLDLGSRELNKLLTESNANHSAKCSASASLLAQNYGDENIAFTGENKLHDRDVLYGFDAKATYTKLAPIVPARSKDREYLEILNTQAVFDGAKAFGLYETFGMPLDFMVDAARDAGIEFDMAGFERAKEEEQQRARASWKGGSQKSAAPVYRELPKTEFEGYQALRVDGAKVLALVKDGVGVQMLKTGETGEVVLDATSFYADSGGQVGDVGWLLASDHHTVVAEVTGCKKPVQGVFAHQVIAKQTIGVGDTVDTQVNGEVRAAVMRNHTGTHLLHAALRQVLGTHVKQAGSLNDPNKLRFDFSHFAGVADEELAEVESIVNAQVLKNTPVQTMVDVPIDVAVHELGAMALFGEKYGERVRVVKIGDFSTELCGGTHLAATGEIGLLKLVGEGAVASGVRRVEAVSGLGALDLFRRDADVAKVAGQFVGGGDVSADGLRARVSQQEEEMKKLRRELESLKMKSASAATADAAGSAVEVKGVKVLSQRVDALDKSQMRNLVDELRGKLGSGVVVLGAAGEGKVSLIVGVTKDLTGKVQAGKIVGLLAAKVGGKGGGRPDLAEAGGSDVGALDGALAGAKDVVGELLG, encoded by the coding sequence ATGCGTAACTTGAGCGGGAACCAGATTCGGGAAGAGTTTTTGCGGTTTTTTGAGAGCAAGGGGCACCGGCGTGTCCATTCGTCGTCGCTGGTTCCGGCCAATGATCCGACGCTGCTGTTTACGAATGCTGGGATGAACCAGTTCAAGGACGTGTTTCTGGGCGCGGAGGTGCGGGAGTACTCGCGCGCTGCATCTTCGCAGAAGTGTGTAAGGGCGGGCGGCAAGCATAATGATCTGGAGAACGTGGGGTTCACGCGGCGGCACCATACGTTCTTTGAGATGCTGGGGAACTTCAGCTTTGGCGACTACTTTAAGAAAGACGCGATTGCGTTTGCGTGGGAGCTGCTGACGAGTGCGGACTGGTTTGGGATCGATAAGGACCGTCTGTATGTGACGGTGTTCGAGGGTGACGCGAAGGTGCCTCGGGATGACGAGGCGGAGCGGCTGTGGATTGAGACGGGTGTGCCGAAGGAGCGGATCTTTGGGATGTCGGCCAAGGACAACTTCTGGCAGATGGGCGATACCGGGCCTTGTGGGCCTTGTAGCGAGATTTTTTATGATCTTGGGCTGGCTGCGAGTGAGACGGGGGAGGACAAGCCGTTTCCTGAGGATGACCAGCGGTATGTCGAGATCTGGAATTTGGTGTTTATGCAGTTCGATCGGTCGAGCGATGGGGTGCTGACTCCGCTGCCGAAGCCGAGCATCGATACGGGGATGGGGTTGGAGCGGGTTGCGGCAGTGCTGCAGGGGAAGCTTTCGAACTATGAGAGTGATTTGTTTACGCCGCTGATTGCGAGAGCGATGGAGTTGACGGGGTTCCGTGGCGGCACAAACGCAGGTCTCTCCACTCCGTCCGCAAAGAACGCGGACTCCGGTCGAGATGACACCTCTGGGGTGGGTCCTGGTGAGAGCGAGGTTGAGCGGCTGGCGGTGAGCGATGAGAAGGGGGCGGCGTCGCTGCGGATTATTGCGGACCATGCGCGGGCGAGCACGTTTTTGATCTCGGATGGGGTGCTGCCGAGCAATGAAGGGCGCGGGTATGTGCTGCGGAAGATTCTGCGGCGCGGGATTCGGCATGGACGGCTGCTGGGGCAGGAGAAGCCGTTTATGCACGAGATGGTGTATGCGGTTCGGGATGAGATGGTGGCGGCGTATCCAGAGCTGAAGGAGAGCGCGGAGCGGGTTGCGAAGGTGGTGCTCGCGGAGGAGTTGCAGTTTGCGCGGGTGCTCGACCTCGGCTCCCGTGAACTCAACAAGTTGCTGACTGAGTCCAACGCTAATCACAGCGCCAAATGTTCCGCTAGCGCAAGTTTGCTCGCGCAAAATTATGGCGATGAGAATATCGCTTTTACCGGCGAGAACAAGCTTCACGACCGTGATGTCTTGTATGGTTTCGACGCTAAAGCGACCTACACCAAACTCGCTCCAATAGTTCCAGCACGGAGCAAGGATCGAGAATATTTAGAAATTCTAAACACGCAAGCCGTCTTTGATGGCGCTAAAGCGTTTGGTTTGTACGAGACGTTTGGCATGCCATTGGACTTCATGGTCGATGCTGCACGTGATGCTGGTATTGAGTTTGATATGGCTGGCTTTGAGCGCGCGAAGGAAGAGGAGCAGCAACGGGCGCGGGCTAGTTGGAAGGGTGGGTCGCAGAAGTCGGCGGCGCCGGTGTATCGGGAGCTGCCGAAGACGGAGTTTGAGGGGTATCAGGCGCTGCGGGTGGATGGGGCGAAGGTGCTTGCGCTGGTGAAGGACGGCGTCGGTGTGCAGATGTTGAAGACCGGTGAGACGGGCGAGGTGGTGCTGGATGCGACGAGCTTCTACGCGGACTCGGGCGGACAGGTGGGCGATGTGGGCTGGCTGCTGGCGAGCGATCATCATACCGTTGTGGCCGAGGTGACCGGATGCAAGAAGCCGGTGCAGGGCGTGTTTGCGCATCAGGTGATTGCGAAGCAGACGATTGGTGTGGGCGATACGGTGGACACCCAGGTGAATGGCGAGGTGCGGGCGGCGGTGATGCGGAACCATACGGGGACGCATCTGCTGCATGCGGCGCTGCGGCAGGTGCTGGGGACGCATGTGAAGCAGGCGGGGTCGTTGAATGATCCGAATAAGCTGCGGTTTGATTTTTCACACTTTGCCGGTGTCGCTGACGAGGAGCTGGCCGAGGTGGAGAGCATTGTGAATGCTCAGGTGCTGAAGAACACGCCGGTGCAGACGATGGTGGATGTGCCGATCGATGTGGCGGTGCATGAGCTGGGGGCGATGGCGCTGTTTGGCGAGAAGTATGGCGAGCGCGTAAGGGTGGTGAAGATTGGGGACTTCTCGACGGAGCTTTGTGGTGGAACGCATCTGGCTGCGACGGGTGAGATTGGGCTGCTGAAGCTGGTGGGCGAAGGGGCTGTCGCGAGTGGGGTGCGGCGTGTGGAGGCGGTGAGCGGGCTGGGGGCTCTCGATTTGTTCAGGCGCGATGCGGATGTGGCGAAGGTGGCGGGGCAGTTTGTAGGTGGCGGTGATGTTTCGGCCGACGGGCTGCGGGCTCGTGTGTCGCAGCAGGAAGAGGAGATGAAGAAGCTGCGGCGCGAGTTGGAGTCGCTGAAGATGAAGAGCGCGAGCGCGGCGACGGCGGATGCGGCTGGGTCAGCGGTTGAGGTGAAGGGTGTGAAGGTGCTGAGCCAGCGGGTGGATGCTCTGGATAAGAGCCAGATGCGGAACCTTGTGGATGAGCTGCGTGGCAAGCTGGGCAGTGGTGTGGTGGTGCTGGGAGCGGCGGGTGAGGGGAAGGTGTCGCTGATTGTGGGTGTGACGAAGGACCTGACGGGCAAGGTGCAGGCTGGGAAGATCGTTGGCTTGCTGGCTGCGAAGGTTGGCGGCAAGGGCGGCGGACGGCCTGATCTGGCGGAGGCTGGCGGGAGTGATGTTGGTGCTCTGGATGGTGCGTTGGCCGGGGCTAAGGATGTGGTTGGGGAGCTGCTGGGGTAG
- a CDS encoding ATPase, with translation MGEGQAGILCISSYEKGQAFLRQAAVLGCPVSLLTTEKLAGADWPRESLTGLHTMPVNLTPEQALPYITRLFRHNNYGRIVALDEFDMETASLAREHLRLPGMGQTAIRYFRDKLAMREGARRGGVAVPEFHGVANHYDLWRFMGSTGGPWLLKPRSNASAIGIQKVGRQDEVWPLLERLGDEASHHLLESFVPGEVYHVDALWWHGELKFAAAHKYGRPPMQTMHEGGVFTTRTLDRESDEAHELYAAHAKTVRALGAAGHGQMTGVTHTEFIRAHRDGQVYFLETAARVGGAFIAEVVEFASGLNPWAEWAKIEVAQLRGEEYELPSLRYDYAGSVLCLARQEHPELGSYDAAEVVYRMQKHHHAGLIVKSQSAERVKTLLDDYSARFLDEFCARMDVPDKPTS, from the coding sequence ATGGGCGAGGGGCAGGCGGGGATACTTTGCATCAGCAGCTATGAGAAGGGGCAGGCGTTTCTGCGGCAGGCGGCGGTGCTGGGCTGCCCGGTGAGTTTGCTCACGACGGAGAAGCTTGCGGGGGCGGACTGGCCTCGCGAGTCGCTGACGGGGCTGCACACGATGCCGGTGAACCTGACTCCGGAGCAGGCGCTGCCGTACATCACGCGACTGTTTCGGCATAACAACTATGGGCGCATTGTGGCGCTGGATGAGTTCGACATGGAGACCGCGTCGCTGGCGCGGGAGCACCTGCGGCTGCCGGGGATGGGGCAGACGGCGATACGGTACTTTCGGGACAAGCTGGCGATGCGTGAGGGCGCGCGGCGTGGTGGTGTGGCGGTGCCGGAGTTTCATGGCGTGGCAAACCACTATGATCTTTGGCGGTTTATGGGGAGCACGGGTGGACCGTGGTTGCTGAAGCCGCGCTCGAATGCTTCGGCGATCGGGATACAGAAGGTGGGCCGTCAGGATGAGGTTTGGCCGCTGCTGGAGCGGCTGGGGGATGAGGCGAGCCATCATCTGCTGGAGAGCTTTGTACCGGGTGAGGTGTATCACGTGGACGCGCTGTGGTGGCATGGCGAGCTGAAGTTTGCGGCGGCGCACAAGTATGGGCGTCCTCCGATGCAGACGATGCACGAGGGTGGGGTGTTTACGACTCGGACGCTGGACCGCGAGAGTGACGAGGCTCATGAGCTGTATGCGGCTCATGCGAAGACGGTGCGGGCGCTGGGGGCTGCGGGCCACGGCCAGATGACCGGGGTGACGCATACGGAGTTTATCCGCGCTCATCGCGACGGGCAGGTTTATTTTCTGGAGACGGCGGCGCGCGTGGGTGGGGCGTTCATCGCAGAGGTGGTGGAGTTTGCGAGTGGGCTGAATCCGTGGGCGGAGTGGGCGAAGATTGAAGTCGCTCAGCTGCGTGGGGAGGAGTATGAACTGCCTTCGCTGCGGTATGACTATGCGGGCAGTGTGCTTTGCCTGGCGCGGCAGGAGCATCCGGAGTTAGGCAGCTATGATGCGGCGGAGGTGGTGTACCGGATGCAGAAGCACCACCATGCTGGGCTGATTGTGAAGTCCCAGTCGGCGGAGCGGGTGAAGACGCTGCTGGATGATTACAGCGCGCGGTTTCTGGATGAGTTCTGCGCACGGATGGATGTGCCGGATAAGCCGACGTCTTAG
- a CDS encoding pyridoxal phosphate-dependent aminotransferase has protein sequence MPTASTPCSPLPNQPTRRSFLRLAGLAATLPVLSEGHLAWASMRESGIAPALDPTKAVMINANENPLGPCAAAIAAINRSAHFGGRYDPNGDYEEMFTVFPKVLDVPKNYVKVYAGSSDPLQFAVLAYTSKDKPYVTADPSYEAGMVAAKSGGAAVIKVPLTPTHAHDVKAMVAASPNAGLLYICNPNNPTGTLTPKADILWALQNKPKGSILLIDEAYIHFAGVPDSLDLVRAHQDVIVLRTFSKVYGMAGIRCGAAIGRPDLLARLDAYGQNPLPITGLTAAVASLKDTELVPTRRKIVADTRNDTFAWLKEKGYKFIPSVSNCFMIDTDKPGKQVIAAMAAKNVFIGRTWPIWPNSVRITVGTPAEMAAFKTAFAEVMSA, from the coding sequence ATGCCGACCGCATCCACTCCTTGTAGCCCCTTACCAAACCAGCCTACGCGCAGGTCTTTTCTGCGCCTTGCCGGCCTTGCGGCCACGCTGCCTGTTCTGAGCGAAGGCCACCTGGCCTGGGCCTCTATGCGTGAATCGGGGATTGCGCCCGCCCTGGACCCTACAAAGGCGGTGATGATCAACGCCAATGAGAACCCGCTGGGGCCCTGCGCCGCAGCCATCGCGGCCATCAACCGCAGCGCGCACTTCGGCGGCCGCTACGATCCCAACGGTGACTACGAAGAGATGTTCACGGTCTTCCCGAAGGTGCTGGATGTGCCGAAGAACTATGTGAAGGTCTACGCCGGCTCCAGCGATCCGCTGCAGTTCGCCGTGCTCGCCTACACGTCTAAGGACAAGCCGTATGTGACTGCCGATCCCTCCTACGAGGCAGGCATGGTGGCGGCCAAGTCCGGCGGAGCGGCTGTGATCAAAGTGCCGCTGACCCCAACCCACGCGCACGATGTGAAGGCGATGGTGGCAGCCAGCCCCAACGCCGGCCTTCTCTACATCTGCAACCCGAACAACCCGACCGGAACGCTGACGCCGAAAGCAGACATCCTGTGGGCGCTGCAGAACAAGCCGAAGGGGTCGATCCTGCTTATCGATGAGGCGTATATCCACTTTGCCGGGGTGCCGGACAGCCTGGACCTGGTCAGGGCGCATCAGGATGTGATCGTGCTGCGGACGTTCTCGAAGGTCTACGGCATGGCAGGCATTCGTTGCGGCGCGGCGATTGGGCGGCCCGATCTGCTGGCCAGGCTGGATGCCTACGGCCAGAACCCCCTGCCCATCACCGGCCTTACCGCCGCCGTGGCCAGCCTGAAGGACACGGAGTTGGTGCCAACGCGGCGCAAGATCGTCGCCGACACAAGGAACGACACCTTCGCGTGGCTGAAGGAGAAGGGATACAAGTTCATCCCGTCGGTGTCGAACTGCTTCATGATCGACACGGACAAGCCCGGCAAGCAGGTGATCGCGGCGATGGCTGCGAAGAACGTGTTCATCGGGCGGACGTGGCCGATCTGGCCGAACTCCGTGCGCATTACCGTAGGCACACCAGCGGAGATGGCGGCGTTCAAGACGGCGTTCGCCGAGGTGATGTCCGCGTAA